ttccatttgtctgtaaagaattcgcgaaagtattttgcagctgtgacttattaaactgatagctcggtaattttcacatctgtcagcacctgctttctttcggattggaattattatattcttcttgaagtctgagggtatttcgcctgtctcatacatcctgctcaccaggtggtagagttttgtcaggactggctctcccaaggctgtcagtagttccaatggaatgttgtctactccggggaccttatttcgactcaggtctttcagtgctctgtcaaactcttcacgcagtatcgtatctcccatttcatcttcatctacatcctcttccatttccattatattgtgctcaagtacatcgcccttgtatagaccctctatatacttcttccacctttttgctttcccctctttgcttagaactgggtttccatctgagctcttgatattcatacaagtggctctcttttctccaaaggtctctttaattttcctgtaggctgtacctatcttacccctagtgagacaagcgtctacatccttacatttttcctctagccctGCCTGCTTAGccaactttgcacttcctgtcgatctcatttttgagacatttttattcctttttgcctgcttcatttactacatttttatattttctcctttcatcaattaaattcaatatttcttctgttacccaaggatttgtactagccctcgtctttttacctacttgatagtctgctgccttcacttcatccctcaaagctacccattcgtcttctactgtatttctttctcgcttcctgtcaattgctcccttatgctctccctgaaactctgtacaatctctggtttagtcatttttcctggtcccatctcctttaattcccacctttctgcaatttcttcatttttaatctacagttcataaccaatagattatggccagagtccacatctgccgctggaaatgtcttacaatttaaaacctggttcctaaatctctgtcttaccactatataatctatctgataccttttagtatctccaggattcttccatgtacacaaccttcttttaggattcttgaacccagtgttagctatgatgaagatatgctctgtgcaaaattctaccaggcggcttgctcttttatttcttacccccattccatattcacctactacgttttcttctcttcctttccctactatcaaattccagtcacccatgactattaaattttcgtctcccttcactatctgaataatttctttaatctcatcatacatttcaccaatctcttcgtcatctgcggagctagttggcatataaatttgtactactgtcgtaggtgtgggcttcatttctgtcttggccacaataatgcgttcactgtgctgtttgtagtagcttacccaaactcctatttttttaaattcactatTATACCTACTTCTGcgtccccctatttgattttgtatttataaccctgtattcacctgaccagaagtcttgttcctcctgccaccgaacttcactaattcccactatatctaactttaacctatccatttccctttttaaattttctaacctatctgcctgataaacggatctgacattccacgtcccgatccgtagaatgccagttttctttctcctgataacgacatcctcctgagtagtccccacccggagatccgaagagggggactattttacctctagaatattttacccaagaggacgccatcatcattgaaccatacagtaaagctgcatgccctcgggaaaaattacggctgtagtttccccttgctttcagccgttcgcagtactgcaacagctaggccgttttggttagtgttacaaggccagatcagtcaatcatccagactgttgcccctgcaactattgaaaaggctgctgcccctgttcaggagccacacgttgtctggcctctcagcagatacccctccgttgtggttgcacctacgatacggctgtctgtatcgttgaggcacgcaagcctccccaccaacggcaaggtccatggttattcTGTACTCTTTCTTGAGTTTGGTGGttagtgtttcacgtcccgtcgacaacgaggtcactagagacggagcgcaagctcgggttagggaaggattgggaaggaattcggccgtgccctttcaaaggaaccattccggcatttgcctgaaacgatttagggaaatcacggaaaacctaaatcaggatggccggagacgggtttgaaccgtcttcctcccgaatgcgagtccagtgtgcaaaccactgcgccaactcgctcggtttcTTGAGTTTGGTGGCTCTTTGTAAATTGGCTTTACTGTCTAGACCAGATATACGATGATTTATCCGAGAAGTTTAAATTACGGTACATGTTAAATTGTCTCATATTTCCTTTGCATTGTGAATCTAGTGCTATTCTGATGTAAATTTCCCACCAAATGAGTCTTGTCATACGATATTTCGAGTCTTGTCTTTGATGTTCTCTCGTCTAACTCCTCTACGGCTTATTTGATTtcgtcggccggggtggcagagcggttctaggcgctacattttggaaccgcgcgaccgctatggtcgcaggttcgaatcctgccttaggcatggatgtgtgtgatgtccttaggttagttaggtttaagtatctctaagttctacgggactgattacctcagaagttaagtcccatagtgctcagagtcattttactcGATTTCTTCATTAGTATTAGTAACGATAGCTAGATCGTCAGCAGAAGCTACGCACTTCACCTTGATTTTCTGTCCCGTTGTTTATACCCTCGCTTTCTTTCTATCATTCTCTATCGAAGTTGTCTAACACCATGTTAAACGGAAGCCAGGAGAGGCCATCTGCATGTCAAACTCCTGTACGTACTTCAAAAGGCTCAGATATTTCACCAAGAAACTTTACTTGAGAAGTTGTGGCTGTGAAAATGTGGAAGATTAGTCCTCTAATCTTCCTGTCTATTCTGTGCTCTTCTCGAGTGTCCAAAATGGTTTGTCTGTCAACAGAGTCGTAGACCTTTTTAAAGTTCACAAAGGTGTTGGGGCGTCGACGTATCCTTAATATTGACGTCCGACACCAAATCTGCTCAGTACACAATCTGCCTTTTTGTGAAGCCTGCTCGATACTCACCAATCAAACGATCTGTTTGATGTTAGGAGTGCTTTGGATAAAACCTTGTATGCAGGGTGGCAGACCAGACTCAACAACAACAGAGGCCTATCTTTTCTGCCAGTTTATACGGCGTGATAAAAAAGTATTCTATATTTTGCGAGTTGGTAGTATGGAACAGAAGaacaaaaaattccagtaaacgtgggctctaaaatgcagaccTTAAAAGATATGAATAATTGTTCGCCTTTGCTAATGCATGGGCAGCAATTATTGGCGACAGAGAAATAATACgttacggccttgccgcagtgttaacaccggttcccgtcagatcagcgaagttaagcgctgttgggctgggctagcacttggatgggtgaccatccggtctgccaagcgctgttggcaagcgggcagcacccagcccttgtgaggcaaactgaggagctacttgattgagaagtagcggctccggtctcgcaaactgacatacggcctggagagcggtgtgctaactacatggccctccatatccggatccagtgatgcctgtgggctgaggatgacacggcggccagtcggtgccAGTGCGGGAggcgtttagtttttttttttttttcatagagcTTTACATACGGTACTATCAAGCAGGTTGACTGAGACAAGGTACCTTCAGTTCCTATCAACGGCTTGCCTGTACTGCTAGAAGATGTACCATTCCAATGACTGGTAGCGTTGTAGTTCATGCATGATGGAACACCAGTCCATTTTCCCCCAAATTCTCCGAGAACAACTCACACAGACATTCAGTTGCAATGGAATGGTCGGAGAGGTCCAGTACTTCATCCAGCTCGTTCTCTGATCGTAAGACCTTGGAGTTTTGGTTGTGGGACACTTGAAATCTTAAGTGTATGCACACCCCATTAACGGCGTACAGACACCACAGGAACGCGTAATCAATGCCTATCGGTATATCCGTGACCAACCTGAAGTTAGTCAGTGAGTGCGTGGTTCCCCCAGACGTCggtgtgtcaaaaaaatggttcaaatggctctgtgcactatgagattcaactgctgtggtcgttagtccactagaacttagaactacttaaacctaactaacctaaggacatcacacacatccatgcccgaggcaggattcgaacctgcgaccgtagcagtcgcacggttccggactgcgcacctagaaccgcgagaccaccgcggccggcgtcggtGTGTCTCATTCTTTTCTGTTTTGTTGACAATTTGTAAGTTTTAGAGGAATTTATTAACCAAAATTTTCTGTTTGCCGTTGTCAGTTTCATATGGAATGTCACTGAAATTAATCTGGGTAGCATCACAGTGCAGTATCCCAGTTCTTGTTTGAAATTGCATTGTGTACCAATGACGCAAATCCGTTCGAAAAGAAATGCTGGGAAGATAAAACAATGTAATATCTTTGTTCTTAACTGCAACTCGTAGCAAGTAATTAGCAGCAAGTCATGGGACAATAACAGCGAAGAATGAGTGCTTTAACAGAACCCAGTTCGTTTGATAATATCAGCCACATTTTCGTCTCAGCGTATCGTATGACGTACGGTGGGCGGCGCCGTATTGCTTAATAAATCTGAATTGGTAAGTAATGTTGTACTTTATCTGTTAGGTGGTGCAAACAACACCCAAGGACACAAAACGCCGGTTGATGTCGAAATCTTTATCTTATTTCAAGTGCGCTCTAAGAATGAGACTCAGAGCAAGCATTTTCAGCCGCTCTGTAttggtctgcatctacatccacgtagatactctgcgaaccactgttcggtgcgtggaggagggtacccctAACActattagccatttcctttcctgttgcactggcaaatagagcgagggaaaaacgtctgtctatatgcctccgtatgagccttaaaatctcgtatcttatcttcgtggtccttgcgagGTTCcggggctagtagtgtatttaacactaaattattcgagaatcttcatatataaatgatgctctaagacccccccccccattctaactccgacttttgctgttgcacattgattaaaaagaaacgcgaactgattgtaatcgaccctgcaagtggggtagaaaagagtttggcacctgaaataatttaatttgacatacattaattaaataaaagaaagtttcagtgagaaatgaaagggttgctctaccgattaacagaatgaaagttcttcagaacaacgctatttgctcaaaatcattgatcgttttaccaggtggccagaagtagttgtaatacaagacatttctaCGGAGTCGGTTtcaaaagcactgttgcattcatagttctccaggtttggcgttccgcaaaacataacaacagatcgcggaaggcagttttaaagccaacttttcaatgaacgtttactactgtgcgggtgcaaccaCCTACGCACCACAAGCCATCGcccatctagtaatggaatggtggaacgactacaccgcacgctcaaagctgcattaatgtgtagttccacttcatggcctgaagcactaccgctggtcctactcggattaagaacggccgtgaaggaggacttacaatgctcttccgcagaattggtttatggcgagcaattgagggttcctggagaatttatcgttccagcgtctacacagccgttcgcccctgagctatgcatgcaattcgcgagacaactcagcgttagaatgagaaacatcaaacccactaaccctgtcagacatggagaccggagagtgtttgtacataaagacctgcaagcaacgtcccacgtgTGGCTTAGGGATAATACGGTGCGCCCGCCGCTTGTTTCGTCTTACTGtggaccatacagggtaatcacaagacgaagccacagcttcaaaatcgataaggatggtaaagaagagacagtctcaattgagcggctaaaacctgcttacaccgaagagagtacactccttcctcggtctgcaaaatcaccctcaaacgtggaAGCCAAAGAAAGAGCAGATAGTCTCGCCGAGCCCTtggtttcagaagaggacaacgaagcagcaagtgcagaaccggagctggtagaaaaatcaagtgcaacttttcccacatacctggtgcacccggtttcaaaaggagggggCTGATGTGGccacgtcatttatccactgcgccaaaaacagcgggtgaaagctgcagctgatagatatttatctttgccgaagTCGGCTTGGTTGCGAGTtgtttattgttgttagtttttgatctgtgcttggaaaataaaatgttttctcatctcacgacaaagctgttacttcataaaatataaaggctcccataatcTGATATAATATTTCTTTGTATATAATATGTTTTCTTGTCTTGGTATTCTGTATTCTGACTTTTTACTGTATTTTGTACTGGTACATTCTGATTGATTTAGTTGTACTACCTCACTTTATATATTGTATCTCCTGTCTATTGACTATTTACAAAACTATTGTAATATTGTACTTATAACTCCAGaatataattttgtttatattttgtaatttaacgTTGTCTATTGCTTCTGTAAGCTTAACGACaataaaatcttattactattattatcattatatgttccttctgtgatattacggaaagacttggcagaaatgattgctggcagcggtggaaaCGAGAATCTATGGTCGGAAGTAGACAGGGTTCCGGATGGCCATATGGTAATACCGATAGGGAAGACCACCgtctttggcgtatggctctggcgcatcgtactgcattttcAGTAGTAATTCGTGCAGTAACTGGCACCACAGTGTCAGAACGGATTTtataaatcggttatttcaaggacagctctgagccacacGCTCTCAGTGTGCCTTCTACTGAcccgctatttgcgacttcagtggtaacaagcgagagttcattggagggcaaagTGAATGTCTGTTGTTTTTTCTTATGAGGGCCAGCAAACAACCGATGTGCGTGCTAGACACTGAAAATGCACCTGCAAttgtggtctgaggtgcgatttcgtataacagcaggagcattctcttgGTTACCCTACAcaccctgaatgcaaatttgtacatcagtctggtgaatcGACCTGTTGCGCtcgcattcatgaacagcataccaggGGTTGaacagggtaacgctcgcccatataccgctggtGTAACTCAACGCGCtcgacagagtgtcgacatgttgtcttggcttgctcaatcaccagatgtgtctccagccgagcacatatgggacagcatcggatgacaacttcagcgtcatcc
The Schistocerca gregaria isolate iqSchGreg1 chromosome 1, iqSchGreg1.2, whole genome shotgun sequence genome window above contains:
- the LOC126338393 gene encoding uncharacterized protein LOC126338393, which gives rise to MVERLHRTLKAALMCSSTSWPEALPLVLLGLRTAVKEDLQCSSAELVYGEQLRVPGEFIVPASTQPFAPELCMQFARQLSVRMRNIKPTNPVRHGDRRVFVHKDLQATSHVWLRDNTVRPPLVSSYCGPYRVITRRSHSFKIDKDGKEETVSIERLKPAYTEESTLLPRSAKSPSNVEAKERADSLAEPLVSEEDNEAASAEPELVEKSSATFPTYLVHPVSKGGG